A genomic region of Friedmanniella luteola contains the following coding sequences:
- a CDS encoding GolD/DthD family dehydrogenase: MDDTGADALLDFSLAGKVAVVTGGASGIGSAVVDAFAAKGATVVVLDRDLDAARRKVSDGSAATALACDVSEESSVTAAVSAVADQHERVDVLVNSAGLAVLAPAEELGMEAWDRTMTVNLRGAFLVSQHVGRLMLARGRGTVISIASQAATVALPGHVAYCASKFGLVGMTRVLASEWAGRGVTANTISPTVVLTDLGRAAWDNPEGEALKADIPVGRFALPEEIAAAAVYLASDAAAMVNGADLLVDGGYTIR, from the coding sequence GTGGACGACACCGGTGCCGACGCCCTGCTCGACTTCTCGCTGGCGGGGAAGGTCGCCGTCGTCACCGGCGGGGCCTCGGGCATCGGGTCCGCCGTCGTCGACGCGTTCGCGGCGAAGGGCGCGACGGTCGTCGTCCTCGACCGCGACCTGGACGCGGCCCGGCGCAAGGTGTCCGACGGGTCCGCCGCGACGGCGCTGGCCTGCGACGTCAGCGAGGAGAGCTCGGTGACGGCGGCGGTCAGCGCCGTCGCCGACCAGCACGAGCGGGTCGACGTGCTGGTCAACAGCGCGGGCCTGGCGGTGCTCGCGCCCGCCGAGGAGCTGGGCATGGAGGCCTGGGACCGGACGATGACGGTCAACCTCCGCGGCGCGTTCCTGGTCAGCCAGCACGTCGGCCGGCTGATGCTGGCCCGCGGCCGGGGCACGGTGATCAGCATCGCCTCCCAGGCGGCGACGGTGGCGCTGCCGGGCCACGTCGCCTACTGCGCCTCCAAGTTCGGCCTGGTCGGGATGACCAGGGTCCTGGCGTCGGAGTGGGCCGGCCGGGGTGTCACGGCCAACACCATCAGCCCGACGGTGGTGCTCACCGACCTCGGGCGCGCGGCCTGGGACAACCCCGAGGGCGAGGCGCTGAAGGCCGACATCCCGGTCGGCCGCTTCGCCCTCCCCGAGGAGATCGCCGCCGCCGCGGTCTACCTCGCCAGCGACGCCGCGGCCATGGTGAACGGCGCCGACCTGCTGGTCGACGGCGGCTACACGATCCGCTGA
- a CDS encoding Clp protease N-terminal domain-containing protein: protein MTTAAVRLDDLIAAVAHAHPDPLERLQQAVALGSHLDDVADALIGHFVDQARRSGASWTDIGASMGVSKQAVQKRFTAKAGGAPDPSAGFSAFTEGARLAVVASQEEARTAGHDRITVAHLLLGLLADPSGSAAQRVTGQGLDLDVVRATARKTLPEPAAAVPALIPFDAHAKRALEQSFGRAEELGAARVGTEHVLLAVAAVEDGTGVLAGLGFDPAAGQGGTA from the coding sequence ATGACCACCGCCGCCGTCCGGCTGGACGACCTCATCGCCGCCGTCGCCCACGCCCACCCCGACCCGCTGGAGCGGCTGCAGCAGGCCGTCGCGCTCGGCAGCCACCTCGACGACGTCGCCGACGCCCTGATCGGCCACTTCGTCGACCAGGCCCGCCGCAGCGGCGCCTCCTGGACCGACATCGGTGCCAGCATGGGCGTCTCCAAGCAGGCCGTGCAGAAGCGGTTCACCGCCAAGGCCGGGGGAGCGCCCGACCCCAGCGCCGGCTTCAGCGCCTTCACCGAGGGGGCGCGGCTCGCGGTCGTGGCCTCCCAGGAGGAGGCACGGACGGCCGGCCACGACCGGATCACCGTCGCGCACCTGCTGCTCGGCCTGCTCGCGGACCCGAGCGGCAGCGCGGCGCAGCGCGTCACCGGGCAGGGGCTCGACCTCGACGTCGTCCGGGCCACCGCGCGCAAGACCCTGCCCGAGCCGGCGGCCGCGGTCCCCGCGCTGATCCCGTTCGACGCGCACGCCAAGCGCGCCCTGGAGCAGTCCTTCGGCCGGGCCGAGGAGCTGGGCGCCGCCCGGGTCGGCACCGAGCACGTGCTGCTGGCGGTCGCCGCCGTCGAGGACGGCACGGGCGTGCTGGCCGGGCTCGGCTTCGACCCGGCCGCGGGCCAGGGCGGGACGGCCTAG
- a CDS encoding dihydrofolate reductase family protein: MRTLTYYVAATVDGFIAGPAGEFDFFGFEGDSAAWIMAEYPETLPAHARGPLGLTDTPSRQFDTVLMGRRTYEPGLALGIRSPYPHLRQLVFSRSLDRSTEDVEVVAEDPVAVVRRLKQQDGAGLWLAGGGELAGCLRDEVDVLLVKRNPVVIGTGVPLFAGPFRPAGLTPAGTRTFETGVVVETYRRS, encoded by the coding sequence GTGCGCACCCTCACCTACTACGTGGCCGCGACCGTCGACGGCTTCATCGCCGGGCCGGCGGGGGAGTTCGACTTCTTCGGCTTCGAGGGCGACTCCGCCGCCTGGATCATGGCCGAGTACCCCGAGACGCTGCCGGCCCACGCCCGCGGGCCGCTCGGTCTCACCGACACGCCGTCACGGCAGTTCGACACCGTGCTGATGGGCCGGCGCACCTACGAGCCGGGGCTGGCCCTCGGGATCCGGAGCCCCTACCCGCACCTGCGGCAGCTCGTGTTCTCGCGCAGCCTGGACCGGTCGACCGAGGACGTCGAGGTCGTCGCCGAGGACCCGGTCGCGGTGGTGCGGCGGCTCAAGCAGCAGGACGGGGCCGGACTGTGGCTGGCCGGCGGCGGAGAGCTGGCGGGGTGCCTCCGCGACGAGGTCGACGTCCTCCTCGTCAAGCGGAACCCGGTCGTCATCGGGACCGGCGTGCCCCTGTTCGCCGGGCCGTTCCGCCCGGCCGGGCTGACCCCGGCCGGCACCCGCACCTTCGAGACCGGGGTCGTGGTGGAGACCTACCGCCGCTCCTGA